One genomic window of Micrococcus flavus includes the following:
- a CDS encoding geranylgeranyl reductase family protein: MTEHPDPTAAPSAPHRARRADVLISGAGPAGATAAAHLAAAGLDVVVLEKAAFPREKVCGDGLTPQAVQEIRNLGIEHRGGPGDDGGWQVVRGLRLRAGERSVDVPWPATASWPDYALTRTRKDFDALLADTARERGATVLERHAVTGVTRDEAGRVDGLTAELIAPTGRKTGESVTWHAPIVLACDGVSARAAVSLDVHRRTDRPMGVAVRAYYTAGPVGADGTVPRPPGDRGEWMESWLRLPDEDGNPLPGYGWLFPLADGTVNVGLGILDTSPLFGRLDYRALLRQWSGALTEDWGISEDTRTSKILGAALPMAFNRTPQHLPGMLLVGDAAGMVSPFNGEGIGFAMEAARIAAELSVDALAAGSPAAADAVLSRYPVITQHLWGAHFQLGARFAQLIGQPRVMRAALATGMAAPPLLRTVARVMGNVVDRSGGDVVDRAVRILESVTPSLTTADEPRPGRLDR, translated from the coding sequence ATGACCGAGCACCCCGACCCCACGGCGGCCCCGTCCGCGCCCCACCGCGCCCGCCGCGCGGACGTCCTGATCTCCGGGGCCGGTCCGGCCGGCGCCACCGCGGCGGCGCACCTGGCGGCGGCGGGCCTGGACGTCGTCGTCCTGGAGAAGGCCGCGTTCCCGCGGGAGAAGGTCTGCGGGGACGGACTCACGCCGCAGGCGGTGCAGGAGATCCGGAACCTGGGGATCGAGCACCGCGGCGGGCCCGGCGACGACGGCGGCTGGCAGGTGGTCCGCGGCCTGCGCCTGCGCGCCGGGGAGCGGTCCGTGGACGTGCCCTGGCCGGCGACGGCGAGCTGGCCCGACTACGCCCTCACCCGCACCCGGAAGGACTTCGACGCGCTCCTCGCGGACACGGCCCGCGAGCGCGGGGCCACGGTGCTGGAGCGACACGCCGTCACGGGCGTCACCCGGGACGAGGCCGGACGCGTGGACGGGCTCACGGCCGAGCTGATCGCCCCGACCGGTCGCAAGACGGGGGAGAGCGTCACATGGCACGCGCCGATCGTGCTGGCGTGCGACGGGGTCTCCGCCCGCGCCGCCGTCTCCCTGGACGTGCACCGACGGACGGACCGCCCGATGGGCGTGGCCGTGCGGGCGTACTACACCGCCGGCCCGGTGGGCGCGGACGGCACCGTCCCGCGTCCGCCCGGGGACCGCGGCGAGTGGATGGAGTCCTGGCTGCGCCTGCCGGACGAGGACGGGAACCCGCTGCCCGGCTACGGCTGGCTGTTCCCGCTCGCGGACGGCACCGTCAACGTGGGCCTGGGCATCCTGGACACCTCCCCGCTGTTCGGCAGGCTCGACTACCGCGCCCTGCTGCGGCAGTGGTCCGGCGCCCTGACCGAGGACTGGGGGATCTCCGAGGACACCCGCACCTCGAAGATCCTGGGCGCGGCCCTGCCCATGGCGTTCAACCGCACCCCGCAGCATCTCCCGGGGATGCTGCTGGTGGGCGACGCCGCGGGCATGGTCTCCCCGTTCAACGGCGAGGGGATCGGGTTCGCGATGGAGGCCGCGCGGATCGCGGCGGAGCTGTCCGTCGATGCGCTCGCCGCCGGCTCGCCCGCCGCGGCGGACGCCGTCCTCTCCCGCTACCCGGTGATCACCCAGCACCTGTGGGGCGCGCATTTCCAGCTCGGCGCCCGCTTCGCGCAGCTGATCGGCCAGCCGCGCGTGATGCGCGCGGCCCTCGCCACCGGGATGGCCGCGCCGCCGCTGTTGCGCACCGTGGCCCGCGTGATGGGCAACGTGGTGGACCGCTCCGGCGGCGACGTCGTGGACCGCGCGGTGCGCATCCTGGAGTCCGTGACGCCGTCGCTCACCACCGCCGACGAGCCCCGGCCGGGTAGGCTTGACCGGTGA
- a CDS encoding polyprenyl synthetase family protein: MTTSEPGFALPSGFDLLAEHGPVVEPVLTALGRVEEQLTESLAFDDEFSQTATRHLAAAGGKRMRPVLTVLASLLGDPGLAAGEVGEVGPEVRQAAVVMELTHLATLYHDDVMDEAPVRRGAPAAHRLWGNAQAILAGDLVFARASQLMSELGTRAVRIQAETFERLVQGQLWETRGPAAGQDLLEHYYRVLGGKTGSLISAAGVLGAFLGGADEAAVQVMADYGERVGLAFQLADDLIDLTSTAAELGKTPGTDLRERVPTLSTILVGRAAAGDGPDADEARRVLALIDGPLDTDEQLATAVAALTAHPAFTEAGAVTRRWAEDAKTALEPLPESVVKDALAAFADYVVSRAA, translated from the coding sequence GTGACCACGTCTGAGCCCGGCTTCGCCCTGCCCTCCGGATTCGACCTCCTGGCCGAGCACGGCCCGGTGGTCGAACCGGTCCTGACGGCGCTGGGACGGGTCGAGGAGCAGCTGACCGAGTCCCTGGCCTTCGACGACGAGTTCTCGCAGACGGCCACCCGTCACCTGGCCGCGGCCGGCGGCAAGCGCATGCGGCCCGTGCTGACCGTCCTCGCATCCCTGCTGGGGGACCCCGGCCTCGCCGCGGGCGAGGTCGGCGAGGTCGGCCCCGAGGTGCGGCAGGCCGCCGTCGTCATGGAGCTGACCCACCTGGCCACCCTGTACCACGACGACGTCATGGACGAGGCGCCCGTGCGCCGGGGAGCGCCGGCCGCGCACCGGCTGTGGGGCAACGCCCAGGCCATCCTGGCCGGCGACCTCGTCTTCGCCCGGGCCTCCCAGCTCATGTCCGAGCTCGGCACGCGCGCCGTGCGCATCCAGGCGGAGACCTTCGAGCGCCTCGTGCAGGGGCAGCTGTGGGAGACCCGCGGTCCCGCGGCGGGGCAGGACCTCCTGGAGCACTACTACCGGGTCCTCGGCGGCAAGACCGGCTCCTTGATCTCCGCGGCCGGCGTCCTCGGCGCGTTCCTCGGCGGCGCGGACGAGGCCGCCGTGCAGGTGATGGCGGACTACGGCGAGAGGGTGGGCCTGGCGTTCCAGCTGGCCGACGACCTGATCGACCTGACGAGCACCGCCGCCGAGCTCGGCAAGACCCCGGGGACGGATCTGCGCGAGCGGGTGCCCACCCTCAGCACCATCCTGGTGGGTCGCGCCGCCGCAGGGGACGGGCCGGACGCCGACGAGGCGCGCCGCGTCCTCGCGCTCATCGACGGCCCTCTGGACACGGACGAGCAGCTGGCCACGGCCGTCGCCGCCCTGACCGCCCATCCTGCCTTCACCGAGGCCGGGGCGGTGACCCGGCGCTGGGCCGAGGACGCGAAGACCGCCCTGGAGCCCCTGCCCGAGTCCGTGGTCAAGGACGCGCTCGCGGCGTTCGCCGACTACGTCGTCTCCCGCGCCGCCTGA
- a CDS encoding SH3 domain-containing protein — MTLPSRRSLITGAAAVACAAALPAAASAAMSAEVTLAVYLRATPTWGAVRLHVIPQGALVSLTGRTSGGWNEVVHLGRTGWVASIYLVPAAGAATPTDETTLHVWLRATPSWSAARIVVVPAGESVARTGRVSGAWVEVQWQGRTGWIADDYLRPLATTAAADTRLTASTVLHRTFTSGDQSSVYHVWADGIDWSTPVGVLFYLDGDYFTRSTSRMHNPTAAPLADIAAEANRRNLVCIAVDTPDVYRTGLGYTWWKDKARTSAYFRAFAAHMTRTYRLAADRQWLYGYSGGAEIITISLMAQEQDAWGFAGGGAVILAGGGVPATYSETRLTPAFRALRATWVVGSEDTAGETYPQTWSALGAATAGHRFYADRGFTRARLDVLPGLGHHDYDLAGVLQASLDAAGVTRRR, encoded by the coding sequence ATGACCCTCCCCTCCCGCCGTTCGCTCATCACCGGGGCCGCCGCCGTCGCTTGCGCCGCCGCCCTGCCCGCCGCCGCCTCCGCCGCCATGTCGGCGGAGGTCACCCTCGCCGTGTACCTCCGGGCCACCCCGACATGGGGCGCGGTCCGACTGCACGTGATCCCGCAGGGGGCCCTCGTGTCCCTGACGGGCCGCACGAGCGGCGGCTGGAACGAGGTCGTGCACCTCGGGCGCACCGGCTGGGTGGCGAGCATCTACCTCGTCCCGGCCGCGGGCGCGGCCACGCCCACGGACGAGACCACCCTGCACGTGTGGCTGCGGGCCACCCCGTCCTGGTCCGCCGCCCGGATCGTCGTGGTCCCTGCGGGGGAGTCCGTGGCACGCACGGGCCGGGTCTCCGGTGCCTGGGTCGAGGTCCAGTGGCAGGGGCGGACCGGCTGGATCGCGGACGACTACCTCCGGCCCCTGGCGACGACGGCGGCGGCGGACACGCGCCTGACGGCCTCCACCGTGCTGCACCGGACCTTCACGTCCGGCGACCAGTCCTCCGTCTACCACGTGTGGGCGGACGGCATCGACTGGTCGACGCCGGTCGGAGTGCTGTTCTACCTCGACGGCGACTACTTCACCCGGTCGACGTCCCGGATGCACAACCCCACCGCCGCCCCCCTCGCGGACATCGCGGCCGAGGCGAACCGCCGCAACCTGGTGTGCATCGCTGTCGACACCCCGGACGTCTACCGCACCGGCCTCGGGTACACGTGGTGGAAGGACAAGGCCCGGACCTCCGCGTACTTCCGCGCGTTCGCGGCGCACATGACGCGCACGTACCGGCTGGCCGCGGACCGGCAGTGGCTCTACGGCTACTCCGGCGGCGCGGAGATCATCACCATCAGCCTCATGGCGCAGGAGCAGGACGCGTGGGGGTTCGCCGGCGGCGGCGCCGTGATCCTGGCTGGCGGCGGCGTCCCGGCCACGTACAGCGAGACCCGCCTGACCCCCGCCTTCCGCGCCCTGCGGGCCACCTGGGTGGTGGGCTCGGAGGACACCGCGGGCGAGACCTACCCGCAGACGTGGTCGGCGCTGGGTGCGGCGACGGCGGGTCACCGGTTCTACGCCGACCGGGGCTTCACGCGGGCCCGGCTCGACGTCCTCCCGGGGCTCGGCCATCACGACTACGACCTCGCGGGCGTCCTGCAGGCCTCGCTGGACGCGGCCGGCGTCACGCGGCGGCGCTGA
- a CDS encoding HIT family protein produces the protein MTAPAGPSARISHAPEGYVCPFCGLVAGDTADPGNRCEPADTVYQDEDVIVLIAVDGFGDHEGHAMVCPAEHYENLYDLPSRVLQRIALTAKQVALAMKEAWAPDGVSTRQHNEPAGNQHVWHYHLHVFPRYEDDLLYRQLRHAVAPEVRAAKARELAAVLDMGPTRI, from the coding sequence ATGACCGCTCCGGCCGGCCCCTCTGCACGGATCTCCCACGCCCCCGAGGGCTACGTGTGCCCGTTCTGCGGGCTCGTGGCCGGGGACACCGCCGACCCGGGCAACCGCTGCGAGCCCGCGGACACGGTGTACCAGGACGAGGACGTGATCGTGCTGATCGCCGTGGACGGCTTCGGGGACCACGAGGGCCATGCCATGGTGTGCCCGGCCGAGCACTACGAGAACCTCTACGACCTGCCCTCCCGGGTGCTGCAGCGCATCGCCCTGACCGCCAAGCAGGTGGCCCTGGCCATGAAGGAGGCGTGGGCGCCGGACGGGGTCTCCACCCGCCAGCACAACGAGCCCGCCGGCAACCAGCACGTGTGGCACTACCACCTGCACGTCTTCCCCCGCTACGAGGACGACCTGCTCTACCGGCAGCTGCGCCACGCCGTGGCGCCCGAGGTCCGAGCCGCGAAGGCGCGCGAGCTCGCCGCCGTCCTGGACATGGGGCCCACCCGGATCTGA
- the rarD gene encoding EamA family transporter RarD, which translates to MTRRASAPTPSSPDTGALPTVRAAAESSSPRGLAHGFGAYLIWGLLPLYMAALDPASAVEIVVVRIGFSLLFCLVLLLLMRRLPELVTALRTPVRWGTTALAAALIAANWLLYALSVTSGNVLQASLGYFMNPLVNVLLGVVFLGERLRRGQWAAVGIAVVAVVVMSAALGQVPWISLGLASSFGLYGFVKKRFPVPVHPVTTMTAETAVLTPVFVVGTVLLARAGALTTVTEGPGHFWLMAASGILTALPLILFSAAAKELTLTTLGMLQYVAPMLQFLVAVLVLGEHMPAARWIGFGLIWTSLAVFTLDQLREGRVRRRADRAGRRAAA; encoded by the coding sequence GTGACCCGCCGCGCCTCCGCCCCCACACCCTCCTCCCCGGACACCGGGGCCCTGCCCACCGTCCGCGCCGCGGCGGAGTCCTCCTCCCCCCGCGGCCTGGCCCACGGCTTCGGCGCCTACCTGATCTGGGGTCTGCTGCCGCTCTACATGGCGGCCCTGGACCCGGCCTCCGCGGTGGAGATCGTGGTGGTGCGGATCGGGTTCTCGCTGCTGTTCTGCCTGGTCCTGCTGCTGCTCATGCGCCGCCTGCCCGAGCTCGTCACCGCGCTGCGGACGCCGGTCCGCTGGGGCACCACGGCACTGGCCGCCGCCCTGATCGCGGCGAACTGGCTGCTCTACGCCCTCTCGGTCACCAGCGGGAACGTCCTCCAGGCCTCGCTGGGCTACTTCATGAACCCGCTCGTGAACGTGCTGCTCGGCGTGGTGTTCCTCGGCGAGCGCCTGCGCCGCGGCCAGTGGGCCGCGGTGGGGATCGCGGTGGTCGCCGTCGTCGTGATGTCCGCGGCGCTGGGGCAGGTGCCGTGGATCTCGCTGGGGCTCGCGTCCTCGTTCGGGCTGTACGGATTCGTGAAGAAGCGCTTCCCCGTGCCGGTGCACCCGGTGACCACCATGACGGCGGAGACCGCGGTGCTCACCCCCGTGTTCGTCGTCGGCACGGTGCTGCTGGCGCGCGCCGGCGCGCTGACCACGGTGACGGAGGGCCCCGGCCACTTCTGGCTCATGGCCGCCTCCGGCATCCTGACGGCGCTGCCCCTGATCCTGTTCTCCGCGGCCGCCAAGGAGCTCACGCTCACCACGCTCGGCATGCTGCAGTACGTGGCCCCGATGCTGCAGTTCCTCGTGGCCGTCCTGGTGCTCGGCGAGCACATGCCCGCCGCCCGGTGGATCGGCTTCGGGCTGATCTGGACCTCCCTGGCCGTGTTCACGCTGGACCAGCTCCGGGAGGGCCGGGTGCGCCGTCGGGCGGACCGGGCCGGGCGGCGGGCCGCCGCCTAG
- a CDS encoding FAD-dependent oxidoreductase translates to MTERPDRPLRIAVVGAGPAGVYTADILTKEERDFRVSIDLFDRYPAPFGLIRYGVAPDHPRIKGIVNALHKVMDRGDIRFLGNVDVGTTVSLEDLRRLYDVVVFTTGAVKDAELDVPGVELEGSFGGADFASWYDGHPDVPREWTLDAQSVAVIGNGNVALDVARILSKHADDLLVTEIPDNVYQALKASPVTDVHVFGRRGPAQIKFTPLELRELAHSRDVDIVLYEEDFDFDAASEQAIEENNQVRTMVGTLTNWLMEQEDRTEQASRRLHLHFLQAPEAFLDEDGDGRLDKLRMRRMELDGQGGITATDDTVDYDVQAVYRAVGYFGSPVEGVEFDDVRGVIPNAEGRVLNAQGQPVPGLYTSGWIKRGPVGLIGSTKGDSLETIKHLIEDEPGLYTAQDPSEDAILDLLTERGVEYTTWEGWQALDAHERSLGAAATQAGPVERERVKVVDREEMTRISRAGAGLA, encoded by the coding sequence GTGACCGAACGCCCTGACCGCCCGCTGCGCATCGCCGTCGTCGGCGCCGGCCCCGCCGGCGTCTACACCGCGGACATCCTCACCAAGGAGGAGCGGGACTTCCGGGTCAGCATCGACCTGTTCGACCGCTACCCGGCCCCGTTCGGCCTGATCCGCTACGGCGTGGCCCCGGACCACCCGCGCATCAAGGGCATCGTGAACGCCCTGCACAAGGTCATGGACCGCGGGGACATCCGCTTCCTCGGCAACGTGGACGTGGGCACCACGGTGTCCCTCGAGGACCTGCGGCGGCTCTACGACGTCGTCGTCTTCACCACCGGCGCCGTCAAGGACGCGGAGCTGGACGTGCCCGGCGTCGAGCTGGAGGGCTCCTTCGGCGGCGCCGACTTCGCCTCCTGGTACGACGGCCACCCCGACGTGCCGCGCGAGTGGACGCTGGATGCGCAGTCCGTGGCCGTGATCGGCAACGGCAACGTGGCCCTGGACGTCGCCCGCATCCTCTCCAAGCACGCGGACGACCTGCTGGTCACCGAGATCCCGGACAACGTGTACCAGGCGCTGAAGGCCTCGCCCGTGACGGACGTGCACGTGTTCGGCCGCCGCGGCCCCGCCCAGATCAAGTTCACCCCGCTCGAGCTGCGCGAGCTGGCCCACTCCCGCGACGTGGACATCGTGCTCTACGAGGAGGACTTCGACTTCGACGCCGCCTCCGAGCAGGCCATCGAGGAGAACAACCAGGTCCGGACCATGGTCGGCACGCTGACCAACTGGCTCATGGAGCAGGAGGACCGCACCGAGCAGGCCTCCCGCCGCCTGCACCTGCACTTCCTCCAGGCGCCCGAGGCGTTCCTGGACGAGGACGGCGACGGCCGCCTGGACAAGCTCCGCATGCGCCGCATGGAGCTGGACGGCCAGGGCGGCATCACCGCCACGGACGACACCGTGGACTACGACGTGCAGGCCGTCTACCGCGCGGTGGGCTACTTCGGCTCGCCCGTCGAGGGCGTGGAGTTTGACGACGTCCGCGGCGTCATCCCCAACGCCGAGGGCCGCGTGCTCAACGCGCAGGGGCAGCCCGTGCCGGGCCTCTACACCTCGGGCTGGATCAAGCGCGGCCCCGTGGGCCTGATCGGCTCCACGAAGGGCGACTCGCTCGAGACGATCAAGCACCTGATCGAGGACGAGCCCGGCCTCTACACTGCCCAGGACCCGTCCGAGGACGCGATCCTGGATCTGCTGACCGAGCGCGGCGTGGAGTACACCACGTGGGAGGGCTGGCAGGCCCTGGACGCGCACGAGAGGTCCCTCGGCGCCGCCGCCACGCAGGCCGGCCCGGTGGAGCGCGAGCGTGTGAAGGTCGTGGACCGCGAGGAGATGACCCGCATCTCCCGTGCGGGCGCCGGCCTGGCCTGA
- a CDS encoding MFS transporter, translating into MARLLIDLTPLRRSPEFRRLWLGNVLASVGTQLTLVAVSLEVFALTGSSFAVGLLGLAALVPLVVAGLYGGAVADRYDRRRVALASSTVMWLTVGGIAAHAWAGIESVALLYALTALHSAASGINQPTRGAIIPALVGPALLPAANALAMLTFSVAMMVGPVLGGVLVASVGYAWTYSIDVVTFLAALYALWRLPALPPGAGDGAPAPTGRVGLASVVEGLRFLATRPNLRMTFVADIVAMATAFPRALLPAVGGPILDGGESAVGLLLAGMAAGSFLAGLFSGSFTRLHAHGWGVAVAIGVWGASVAAFGGVVWWASTLPDGDPRLALALAVGIGCLMVGGAADSVSGVFRSTILQSATPDRLRGRLQGVFIVVVAGGPRVGEMVTGSASLVLGEGLTLVVGGALCVVGVVLLMSRHPDFLRYDARSPTP; encoded by the coding sequence GTGGCCCGCCTGCTGATCGACCTCACCCCACTGCGACGGTCGCCGGAGTTCCGACGGCTGTGGCTGGGGAACGTGCTGGCCTCGGTGGGGACGCAGCTGACCCTGGTGGCCGTCAGCCTCGAGGTGTTCGCCCTCACCGGATCGTCCTTCGCGGTGGGCCTGCTGGGCCTGGCGGCGCTGGTGCCGCTGGTGGTGGCCGGACTGTACGGCGGGGCGGTGGCGGACCGGTACGACCGCCGTCGGGTGGCCCTGGCCTCCTCCACCGTGATGTGGCTGACCGTCGGCGGCATCGCCGCGCACGCGTGGGCGGGGATCGAGTCCGTGGCGCTCCTGTACGCCCTGACGGCACTGCACTCGGCGGCGTCCGGCATCAACCAGCCCACCCGCGGCGCCATCATCCCCGCGCTCGTGGGCCCGGCCCTGCTGCCGGCGGCCAACGCCCTCGCCATGCTCACGTTCTCGGTGGCCATGATGGTCGGCCCCGTGCTGGGCGGGGTGCTCGTGGCCTCCGTGGGGTATGCGTGGACGTACTCGATCGACGTGGTCACGTTCCTGGCCGCGCTGTACGCCCTGTGGCGGCTGCCCGCCCTGCCCCCGGGTGCCGGGGACGGCGCGCCCGCGCCGACGGGCCGGGTGGGGCTGGCCTCCGTGGTGGAGGGGCTGCGCTTCCTGGCCACCCGACCGAACCTGCGCATGACGTTCGTCGCGGACATCGTGGCCATGGCCACCGCATTCCCGCGGGCGCTGCTGCCGGCCGTCGGCGGGCCGATCCTCGACGGGGGCGAGTCCGCCGTCGGGCTGCTCCTGGCGGGGATGGCCGCCGGGTCGTTCCTGGCCGGGCTGTTCTCCGGGTCCTTCACCCGGCTGCACGCGCACGGCTGGGGCGTGGCCGTGGCGATCGGCGTGTGGGGCGCCTCCGTGGCGGCCTTCGGCGGCGTCGTGTGGTGGGCGTCCACGCTGCCCGACGGCGACCCGCGCCTGGCCCTGGCGCTCGCCGTCGGCATCGGCTGCCTCATGGTGGGCGGCGCGGCGGACTCCGTCTCCGGGGTCTTCCGCAGCACGATCCTGCAGTCCGCGACCCCGGACCGGCTGCGCGGGCGGCTGCAGGGGGTGTTCATCGTGGTGGTGGCCGGCGGCCCCCGCGTGGGCGAGATGGTGACCGGCTCGGCCTCGCTGGTCCTGGGGGAGGGCCTCACCCTGGTGGTCGGTGGAGCGCTGTGCGTGGTCGGCGTCGTCCTGCTGATGTCCCGGCACCCCGACTTCCTCCGCTATGACGCGAGGAGCCCCACCCCCTGA
- a CDS encoding YajQ family cyclic di-GMP-binding protein: protein MASDSTFDVVSKVDKQEVSNALNQAQKEIAQRYDFKGVGAEIDFSGEKILMKASSEERVKAVLDVFESKLVKRGISLKSLDAGEPYASGKETRLEASIKEGIDQPTAKKITKLIRDEGPKSVKAQIQGDELRVSSKSRDDLQEVIAMLKKFEDADLQFINFR from the coding sequence ATGGCCAGCGATTCCACGTTCGACGTCGTCAGCAAGGTGGACAAGCAGGAGGTGTCCAACGCCCTGAACCAGGCGCAGAAGGAGATCGCCCAGCGCTACGACTTCAAGGGCGTCGGCGCCGAGATCGACTTCTCCGGGGAGAAGATCCTCATGAAGGCCTCCTCCGAGGAGCGCGTGAAGGCTGTGCTGGACGTGTTCGAGTCCAAGCTGGTCAAGCGCGGCATCTCCCTGAAGTCCCTCGACGCGGGCGAGCCCTACGCCTCCGGCAAGGAGACCCGTCTGGAGGCCTCCATCAAGGAGGGCATCGACCAGCCCACCGCCAAGAAGATCACCAAGCTGATCCGGGACGAGGGCCCCAAGTCCGTCAAGGCCCAGATCCAGGGCGACGAGCTGCGCGTGTCCTCGAAGTCCCGCGACGATCTGCAGGAGGTCATCGCGATGCTCAAGAAGTTCGAGGACGCCGACCTGCAGTTCATCAACTTCCGCTGA